The Candidatus Dependentiae bacterium genome segment CAAAATAAGTTTTTGGGCTTCATTTACAGGGTTGTTATTAGCTTTTATTGCCGGTTTTATTCTTGAACGTTATCCGTTCATAGAGCTTCCGGATGTTTATTATGTATCGTATTTACCGGCACGAATGGATGTTGAAATTTTTATTGTGGTATTTATTGCCACCATGTTTTTAGGTTTTTTATCTACTTGGATTCCTGCCAAAAGAACTAAAAATATAAATATTGCCCAGGTTTTAAGACAGGAGTAGTTTTATGAATTTTATAAAAAATATGGATTTAAAAAATAAACGAGTTTTTTTAAGAGCCGACTTAAACATACCAATTTCTCAAGATGGTAAAATTATTGAAAACTATAAATTAAAACAGATCTTGCCAACAATAAATTATATACAAGAAAACGGAGGCAAAGTAATTTTGGCAACACACATAGGAAGACCTGACCCCAAAGAGCACACTAATTTTTATGATGAAACACTTTCAACTAAAATATTAATTCCTTGGTTTGAAGAAAATGGTTATGAGATAAAATATAAAATTGATCTTATAAAAGCCGAAAATTTTAGTCATGAAAATTTCAGCAAAATTTTGTTACTTGAAAACTTACGTTTTTATCATGGAGAAAAAGGAAACAGTCTTGAGCGAGAAAATTTTGCCCAAATTTTAAAAAAGCTTGCAGATATTTATATAAATGATGCATTCGCGTTAATTCACCGAGATGATTGTTCAATAAATGAACTGATTTTAAAATTTTCGCCCAAAGATAGAGGTTTTGGATTTTTAATCGATAAAGAGATAAAAGAATTAAACAAAATTAAATATAATCCTGAAAAGCCATTTTTAGTAATTTTAGGTGGAAATAAACTTGAAACAAAAATACCTTTATTGGAATATTTTTTAGATAAAGATGAAAAAACAAAACCGAATTCAATAATAATTGGTGGAGCTATTTCATATACTTTTTTAGCTTCTCAAGGCTTTAATATGGGTCAATCCATTGTAGATAATACAAAAATCGATTTTGCAAAAAAATTTTTAGAAAAAGCAAAAGAAAAAGATATTAAAATATTGTTACCGATTGATCATGTAACGATTTTTGGAATTCAAAATACAAAAAATTTTCAAGAAAATGAAAGTGCCATTGATATAGGCCCTGATAGTATAAAATTATTTTCAGACGAAATAATAAAAGCTAAAACTATTTTTATAAACGGCACTATGGGAATTTATATGCAACCGGAAAGTTCTACAGGGTCAAAAGAAATATTAAATACAATTGCAAACTCCGATAGTTATAAAATTGCCGGCGGCGGCGATTGCATTGCAGCAATAAATCTATTTAATTTGCAAGATAAGTTTAATTTTTTATCAACAGGTGGCGGCGCCACGCTTGATTATTTGGCAAAAGATGTTGATGCTCAAGAATTGCCGGGGCTTAAAAATTTATAGGTTAAATGCATGTTTTTTATATTCCAGCATATACGTCAAGCGTGTTATTACGAGCAATAACCAAATGTCGAGAACTTAATGAGATATTAAAGCTAACTAATTTGTAGGTTATGCTTAGCGCAGCGCGAGTGTCATCCTGAACTTGATTCAGGATCCAGTCTTCATTGCATTTTATATTAATTCCATTAAATTAAAATACCATGAATAATTACTTTATTTACATGCTTACAAATAAACCATATGGAACACTATATATAGGCGTAACCAATAATTTAAAACGTCGAATAACAGAGCATAAGCTTAAAATTGCAGATAGCTTTACGAAAAAACATAATTTAAATTTATTGGTATATATAGAACAATTTGACTACATTGAAGATGCAATTGCCAGAGAAAAGCAGTTAAAAGGTTGGCATCGAAATTGGAAAATAAAATTAATTGAAAAATTCAATTCTGCTTGGCATGATTTGTTTTACACTATATTTGAAAAAGATAAAGAATATGAAGACTGGATCCTGAATCAAGTTCAGGATGACACATCATCTTCTTACGATTAAATCATAAAATATAATCAAATGTATTTAATAAAAAGTTGATTAGCAATAATAATGATAAAAAGCATGCTAAAAAATATTATAAAATATAAGATACAAATTCTTAAAAAATATATTTTTTATAAAAAATACAAAAACAAAGCTATAAACCAACAAGAATTTTTTATTTTATTTAAAAAAAACGATCAAAAATTCATTACGTTTTTGAATAAATTAAAAAATGAAAACTTTATACCAAAGTTAAATTTTGCTATTGATAAATCGATAAAAATTGCAAACGAAGCAACGCAAAATCGTTTTTATATACTTAATAAAAAATTAAGTTTTGATAAAAATATAAACTGGTCCAATCTTGATTGGTCCCAAGATTTTAGTAATTTTAAATATAGCTTTTATCAAGATATTAAGCTT includes the following:
- a CDS encoding GIY-YIG nuclease family protein gives rise to the protein MNNYFIYMLTNKPYGTLYIGVTNNLKRRITEHKLKIADSFTKKHNLNLLVYIEQFDYIEDAIAREKQLKGWHRNWKIKLIEKFNSAWHDLFYTIFEKDKEYEDWILNQVQDDTSSSYD
- a CDS encoding phosphoglycerate kinase, translated to MNFIKNMDLKNKRVFLRADLNIPISQDGKIIENYKLKQILPTINYIQENGGKVILATHIGRPDPKEHTNFYDETLSTKILIPWFEENGYEIKYKIDLIKAENFSHENFSKILLLENLRFYHGEKGNSLERENFAQILKKLADIYINDAFALIHRDDCSINELILKFSPKDRGFGFLIDKEIKELNKIKYNPEKPFLVILGGNKLETKIPLLEYFLDKDEKTKPNSIIIGGAISYTFLASQGFNMGQSIVDNTKIDFAKKFLEKAKEKDIKILLPIDHVTIFGIQNTKNFQENESAIDIGPDSIKLFSDEIIKAKTIFINGTMGIYMQPESSTGSKEILNTIANSDSYKIAGGGDCIAAINLFNLQDKFNFLSTGGGATLDYLAKDVDAQELPGLKNL